The region AGGTCCTGGGTGATCTCACCGCCGAAGTAGATGCCCTTGCTCTCGGCGAGGGACTTCAGGCTGGGCGACGAGGCCGCAGCCGGTGTGGCCGCGCCGGTGAGGCCGGTCAGGCACAGAGCGGCCGCGAGTGCGGCGGTCAGCGCGGTGGCGGCGGTCTTGAGCGAGCGCGGGCTTCTGCCGGTGGAACGGTGAGCAGCCGGGCGCGAGCGCGGAGAGTGGGATGGCACTCGGGTGTCCTCTCTTCAGGCTGAGACAACTCCGTGCGCGCGGATCACTCGCATCGCTCGACTGTCCACGAGCCACGCGAGCTCCACGCCGGCGGCTCGGCATTCACGTCGGGCCGCCACTCCGGTCTATTTCCGAAATATTTCGGAAATGTAGAGGTGAGATTCCGGAAACATAGAGCCGCACATAGGCCGCGTCAAGGCATTCGACTGTGCAATCTCTGTGCGCAGCCGGGCACCGGATCACTCAAGGATGCTGCGGAGTTGGGCACTTGGGCTCGCCCTGTCGATCCGCCCGAAGCTTTCGAAGCGGACCTCGACCGACGATCGCTCAGCGATTCATCCAGGCCCGCTGCCGCTGCCACCCGACCCTGGCCCCGGGCCGGTCCCGTGCGATGCGTGTCAACCACGAGTGCGGCCGGACGGCCGTCCGAGCGGCGACGGAGACGGTGGCGGGAACAACGGCGTGACGGCTACGGGTGCAGCCGGTAGGGTCCTGTCCGGTTACCGGCAAGTAGTAGCCGGGCAACGACACAACGTCACATTCTCGACCGGGGCTCTCGGACGGGACTGCGGTGGCGTGGAGATGACGAATCATCCCGGAGAGTGGGGGCACTGTGGGGGTGGGCGGGTGACGACGTTCGGTGAGATGTTGCTGGAGTTACGCCGGGCTGCGGGACTGACGCAGGAGGAGCTTGCCGAGGCCGCCGGGTTGGCGGCCCGGTCGATCCGGGATCTGGAGCGGGGCCAGCGCGGGCGGCCGCAGCGTCGCACGGCGCAGTTGCTGGTGTCGGCGTTGGGGCTGGCCGACGCCGACGCCGCCGCGTTGCTCGCGGCCGGGCGTTCCGGTCGCCGCGTGGTTCCTCCCGCCGATGACGGTGTGACGGAATCCGACCTGCTCGATCGCCGCAGCCAACTGGCGGTACTGGAGTGTGCGGCTGGCGCGGCCCGGGCGGGCCGGGGCGCGGTGGTGCTGGTGCGGGCGAGCGCGGGGATGGGGAAGACCTCGCTGGTGAATGTCCTGGATGAAGGGCCACTCGCTCTGGTGATCGACGACGTGCACTGGGCGGACCTCCCGTCCGTCCGATGGTTGGAGTAGCTGACGCGGCGTCTGCGTGGTCTGCCGTTGCTGCTGGTGCTGGCCGCACGGCCGGACAGCGGGACCCCGGTCGAGCCGCTGCTGGAGCAGATCGCCGGACAGCCCCTCTGCCTGCCGGTCGCACTGCCCGCGCTGGGCGCCGACAGCGTGGCCCGGCTGGTGCGGGCGAGCCTGGGGGAGGCCGAACCGCGGTTCGTCGCCGCCTGCGCCGGGGCGACCCAGGGCAACCCGTTGCTGCTGCGCGAGTTACTGCGCACCCTGGCCGACAGCGAGGTCAGGCCTGCCGGCGATCAGGCACATGTGGTGGAGGAGTTCGGCGGCCGGATCCTGGCGGCCACCGTGGTCAAGCGGCTGGCGGGCCAGCCGGAGCCGACCCGTCGTCTGGTCCAGGCCCTGGTGGTGCTGGGGGACGGGGCCGCCTGGCACGTCGCAGCCGAACTGGCGGGGTTGGGCGAGGCGAGGGCTCGGGAGCTCGGCCGCCGGCTGCAGCGGATCGGCGTGCTGGCACCCGGTGAGGCGGCGCGGTTCGATCATCCCCTGGTCCGGGCCGCGATCGCCGAAGTCTTCGTCACGCCGGTGGAGTCGGCCGCCGGACATGCACGGGCAGCCGAACTGCTGCGGCGCGAGGGTGCGGCCGACGATCTGGTGGCAGCCCATCTGCTGCTGGCCGAACCGAGCGGTGATGCCTGGCGGGTGGACGCCTTGCGGGAGGCGGCGCGGACGACCCGCGGCCGCGGGGCTCCGGAGATCACCACGACCTACCTGCGCCGGGCCCTGCGAGAGCCGATGTCCCTCGAAGAGCGCGGTCCGCTGCTGCTGGAGTTGGGCGCGGACGAGTTGCAGGTCGATGTCGGCGCGGCCCGGCAGCATCTGATGCAGGCCTCGGCCGCGTTGACCGACCCGTATGCCCGGGCCCATGCGGCCTACCTGCTCGCCAACTCACTGTTCCTCGGGCATCAGCACGAGCGTGCCGTCGACGTCCTCGTCCGCGCGGTGGAGGACCTGCGGCAGGCGGACGACGGCACCGGGACGGCCCGTGAGGTGTCGTGGTACCTGCAGGCCCAGATGCTGTTGATCGGTTACGAGCAGCTGTCCACCCTGCCCGCGGCCCGGCAGCACGCCCGACGGCTCTGGGACCACAAGCTGGCCGGTGAGACACCGGGTGAGTGCGCGGTCCTGGCCGCGTTGTCGGCCTCGGCCGTGACCGGGGATGCCAGTGCCTCGGTCACCAACGACCTCCTCGACCGGGCTCTGCGGGGCGGGTTGGCGGCAATGGACACGTCGCAGATGCTCGTGAGCCTGGCCGGGATGGCGTTCGTGACCACCGACCGTCTCGACGACGCGGCGGCGCGGTTCGACCAGGTCGCCGACGTGGGTGGGCGATGGGGCTCGTTCATGATGGTGTCGGCGGCGATGGCCTGGCAGCTGACGGTCCGGGCCCGCCGGGGTCAACAACTCGCGCTCACCTCGGACTTCGGGCATCCCGCCACGGCGATCGGGGAGGGCATGGAGCATCGGGTGAGGCTGGGGATGATGACCCTGGTGGGCGAATCGCTGCTGGAGCGGTGTGACCTGGCCTCGGCGACGGCGGTGCTGGTACCGGATGCCGACACCGATCGGGTGGGCTGGACGTGGCAGGGCCCGATGGTCCTCGCACGCAGCCGCGTGTACGCGGCGCGGGGCAATCGGGCCGCCGCCCTGGCGGTCCTGCTGGATTACGGTGCGCAGGAGAAGCGGGCGCAGCTCACGAACCTGGCCATGACGCCTTGGCGGTCACGGGCGGCGTTGCTGCACCTGGCGCTCGGACAGCGGACGGACGCGCTTCAGCTGGCCACCGAGGAGCTGGAGTTGGCCCACCGGTGGGGTACCGAGCGAGCGATCGGCGTGGCCTCGCGCTGCCTGGGTGTCGTCCTGGGCGACCCTGAAGGAGAGGCCCTCCTGCGCGAGGCCGTGGCCGTGCTGGAGCGGTCTCCGGCCCGCCTGGAGCTGGCCCGGGCCCAGTACGAGCTGGGGACCGCCCTGTCGCGCACCGGCGAGACCGATCAGGCGCGCTGGGCCCTCAAGCAGGCGCTGGACCTCGCGGAGACCTGCGGCAGTGTCCTGCTGGCCGGTCGGGTACGCCAGGCCCTTGCCGCGGTAGGGGTGCGCCCGAGAGCCGTGCCGGCGGTGGCCCCGAGCCTGTCGCTGACCGAGCACCGGCTGATGGAACTGGTCGGAG is a window of Kitasatospora kifunensis DNA encoding:
- a CDS encoding helix-turn-helix domain-containing protein, with product MTTFGEMLLELRRAAGLTQEELAEAAGLAARSIRDLERGQRGRPQRRTAQLLVSALGLADADAAALLAAGRSGRRVVPPADDGVTESDLLDRRSQLAVLECAAGAARAGRGAVVLVRASAGMGKTSLVNVLDEGPLALVIDDVHWADLPSVRWLE